In Xylanibacter ruminicola 23, a single genomic region encodes these proteins:
- a CDS encoding flavodoxin family protein: MNILIINGSPRKKGLISQMLGIMQEEAETRGDTVEMVYTNDLTVKPCKGCMACRTKQKCVLAEDDSQRVLKMMQQADAIIMGAPCYWGNIPGQMKLMFDRQVYGMMRDTNRFPEPLMKGKKGILISTCTTPWPWNILFKQSRGAIRAMREIARYAGFKIVSTIERGGTAMHPALTEKDKQKCRKAINKL; this comes from the coding sequence ATGAACATTCTGATTATAAATGGCAGTCCTCGGAAGAAGGGGCTGATTTCCCAGATGCTAGGCATCATGCAGGAGGAGGCTGAAACGCGAGGCGATACGGTGGAGATGGTCTATACCAACGACCTGACCGTGAAGCCTTGCAAAGGCTGTATGGCGTGTCGCACGAAGCAGAAATGCGTTCTCGCAGAAGATGATTCGCAGCGGGTGTTGAAGATGATGCAGCAGGCTGATGCGATCATCATGGGTGCACCTTGCTACTGGGGCAACATCCCTGGACAGATGAAACTGATGTTCGACCGTCAGGTGTATGGCATGATGCGTGATACTAATCGTTTTCCAGAACCGCTGATGAAAGGTAAGAAGGGTATCCTTATCAGCACCTGCACTACGCCATGGCCTTGGAACATTCTGTTCAAACAGTCGCGCGGAGCTATCCGTGCCATGCGTGAGATAGCCCGCTATGCAGGTTTCAAAATCGTAAGTACCATCGAGCGTGGCGGAACAGCCATGCATCCCGCGCTGACCGAGAAAGACAAACAAAAGTGCCGTAAGGCTATCAATAAGTTGTAA
- a CDS encoding zinc ribbon domain-containing protein: MPQFCQSCGMPLTRIEDCGTNENGSTNFDYCQYCYKDGKFVQDCNMDEMIEHCTQFIDEVNKNMPKPMTKEEYKQMMQGFFPMLKRWRK, translated from the coding sequence CTGCCACAGTTCTGCCAGAGTTGCGGCATGCCATTGACGCGTATCGAGGATTGCGGTACAAACGAAAACGGCAGTACCAATTTTGATTATTGCCAGTATTGCTACAAGGATGGCAAGTTTGTGCAGGACTGCAACATGGACGAGATGATTGAGCATTGCACCCAGTTTATTGATGAGGTAAACAAGAACATGCCCAAGCCTATGACCAAAGAAGAGTATAAGCAGATGATGCAAGGTTTCTTCCCGATGCTAAAACGATGGAGAAAATGA
- a CDS encoding pyridoxamine 5'-phosphate oxidase family protein codes for MNVNPALAGVKELIAQMADKQPIAYISSVDQDGFPWTKAMLKPRKREGIKTFYFTTNTFSIRVAQYKANPKASIYFCDAKGFKGMMLRGTMEVLTDAASKEMIWRDGDTEYYPGGVTDPNYCVLKFTATDGRFYSDFYPRSFVIE; via the coding sequence ATGAATGTTAACCCTGCTTTGGCAGGCGTTAAAGAACTTATTGCACAGATGGCCGACAAACAGCCCATCGCTTACATCTCATCGGTCGATCAGGACGGATTCCCTTGGACCAAGGCCATGTTGAAGCCACGCAAGCGTGAGGGTATCAAAACCTTCTACTTTACAACCAACACATTCTCAATACGTGTGGCTCAATACAAGGCCAATCCCAAGGCAAGCATCTATTTCTGCGATGCTAAAGGATTTAAGGGCATGATGCTCAGAGGTACAATGGAGGTGCTGACGGATGCAGCCTCGAAGGAGATGATCTGGCGCGATGGCGACACAGAGTACTATCCAGGCGGCGTCACCGATCCTAATTACTGCGTGTTGAAGTTCACTGCTACCGATGGCCGTTTCTACAGCGATTTCTATCCACGTAGTTTCGTAATTGAGTAA
- a CDS encoding alpha/beta hydrolase, with amino-acid sequence MKVVELNIDSTPALIIGEKSEKVFLFVHGLHGRKEEALAFAEVAVPKGYQVLGIDLPVERKPWEVLPLLNEIRDYLYDNWQSVSVRANSIGSWFTLLAFQSKKVEQALLVSPILDMKRFIELMPQREDDYYEWVVNNPITSWVAPTYILRPEVDLIVNEEVGYDFISQHQCQVTIMPDGEHWFHTPEQLAFLKAWEEKTIEKHCIK; translated from the coding sequence ATGAAGGTTGTTGAATTAAATATTGACTCTACGCCGGCGCTGATTATTGGCGAGAAGAGCGAGAAAGTGTTCCTGTTTGTGCATGGGTTGCATGGACGCAAGGAAGAGGCATTGGCCTTTGCAGAGGTGGCTGTGCCCAAAGGTTATCAAGTTCTGGGTATCGACCTGCCTGTAGAGCGCAAGCCTTGGGAGGTACTGCCTTTGCTGAATGAGATACGTGATTATCTATATGATAATTGGCAATCGGTATCTGTTCGTGCTAACAGTATAGGTTCGTGGTTTACGTTGTTGGCTTTCCAGAGCAAGAAAGTGGAGCAGGCATTGCTTGTTTCTCCAATTCTCGACATGAAGCGGTTTATTGAACTGATGCCACAGCGCGAGGACGACTATTACGAGTGGGTTGTTAATAATCCAATTACAAGTTGGGTTGCGCCCACATACATTCTTCGCCCAGAAGTGGATCTGATTGTCAACGAGGAAGTAGGTTACGACTTCATCAGTCAGCATCAGTGTCAGGTCACCATCATGCCTGATGGAGAACATTGGTTTCATACGCCAGAACAGCTTGCTTTCCTGAAAGCATGGGAAGAGAAAACGATAGAAAAACATTGTATAAAATGA
- a CDS encoding VOC family protein, translated as MYSPRPRFKFNTVGLFTSNNKATVDFYTKAFGFTTDWDGIQPNVEMMLGDMRIILYPRSDFEQMVSYKFQYPMGLNGTVELAFDVPSYADVDKEYQHALRHGAISVLPPTTEPWGQRTCYVADPDGNLIEIGSFTIEQNNH; from the coding sequence TTGTACTCGCCACGTCCTCGATTCAAATTCAACACCGTTGGCCTTTTTACCAGTAATAATAAGGCTACTGTTGATTTCTATACAAAAGCTTTTGGTTTTACCACCGACTGGGATGGCATTCAGCCAAACGTGGAGATGATGTTGGGCGACATGCGTATCATTCTCTATCCTCGTAGTGATTTCGAACAGATGGTGTCTTACAAATTTCAATATCCTATGGGGCTCAACGGCACTGTAGAATTAGCATTCGATGTTCCTTCGTATGCCGATGTTGACAAGGAATATCAGCATGCACTCCGCCATGGAGCAATATCTGTTCTTCCTCCCACCACAGAGCCATGGGGCCAGCGCACATGCTATGTGGCCGACCCTGATGGAAACCTGATAGAGATTGGCTCGTTTACAATCGAGCAGAATAATCATTGA
- a CDS encoding GNAT family N-acetyltransferase, translated as MNRITMETNRIILRPWRESDAETLYKWASDPDVGPRAGWPPHQNVEESLEIIRTVFNDVLHTWAIVLKETDEPIGAMGYGPSCECDLPAREGEPLIGYWVAKPYWNKGICTEALRLMLDHIRESTDIQSLISGHFVDNPASGRVMEKCGFVPTGEICIDENQYQGENRPIRVLRLELSSLHGAT; from the coding sequence ATGAATAGAATTACAATGGAAACAAATCGTATCATATTGCGCCCTTGGCGCGAATCGGATGCGGAGACACTGTATAAATGGGCTTCTGATCCTGATGTGGGGCCTCGTGCAGGATGGCCACCTCATCAGAATGTGGAGGAGAGTCTGGAGATTATTCGCACTGTATTTAATGACGTGCTGCACACATGGGCTATCGTTCTAAAAGAGACTGACGAGCCTATTGGCGCTATGGGGTACGGCCCGTCGTGCGAGTGCGATCTGCCGGCCCGCGAGGGTGAACCGCTCATTGGTTATTGGGTGGCCAAGCCCTATTGGAATAAGGGCATCTGCACAGAGGCACTGCGCCTGATGTTAGACCACATCCGAGAATCGACGGACATCCAATCGCTCATTAGCGGCCACTTCGTAGATAATCCAGCTTCTGGTAGAGTAATGGAAAAGTGTGGTTTCGTTCCCACAGGCGAGATTTGCATAGACGAAAACCAGTATCAAGGTGAGAACAGGCCTATCAGAGTGTTGAGATTAGAATTGTCATCATTGCATGGTGCTACATAG
- a CDS encoding flavodoxin family protein, whose protein sequence is MKVLVINASANKERSTTLKLTKTFLEGLEVEASEVEFVTTIGLNINPCRACYACWFKTSGECVQKDDATEVMEKIRQADLVIWSIPLYAYGVPSHCKALMDRTVSFNSPLMYIDSDGIAHHYGYEEGTKKTVLISTAGLPNMRGNFDGLLFAMRHMYGKNISYICCAEGSLFMNPDTEIFTAPYLKKVKQAGAEYKETERISDETQAYLDTPMLPADAFVKTVNGIFEGMLAR, encoded by the coding sequence ATGAAAGTATTAGTCATTAACGCATCAGCAAATAAGGAGCGCAGCACAACGCTTAAACTTACCAAAACATTTCTGGAAGGTCTCGAAGTAGAGGCTTCGGAAGTGGAGTTTGTAACAACCATTGGTCTTAATATCAATCCCTGCAGAGCTTGCTATGCCTGTTGGTTTAAGACATCAGGCGAGTGTGTGCAGAAGGACGATGCAACAGAAGTGATGGAGAAAATTCGCCAAGCCGACCTGGTTATCTGGTCGATACCTCTCTATGCCTATGGCGTACCCTCTCATTGTAAGGCACTGATGGATAGAACAGTATCGTTTAACTCGCCTTTGATGTATATCGATTCTGATGGCATTGCCCATCACTATGGTTATGAGGAAGGCACCAAGAAAACGGTACTGATTTCGACAGCAGGACTGCCTAACATGAGGGGAAACTTCGATGGACTTCTGTTTGCCATGCGCCACATGTATGGCAAGAATATCAGTTACATCTGTTGTGCTGAGGGTTCGCTCTTCATGAATCCCGATACCGAGATTTTTACTGCTCCTTACTTAAAAAAAGTAAAGCAAGCCGGTGCAGAGTACAAGGAAACAGAAAGAATCTCTGACGAGACACAGGCGTATCTTGATACACCGATGCTCCCTGCAGATGCATTCGTCAAGACCGTGAATGGCATTTTTGAAGGAATGCTGGCACGCTAA
- a CDS encoding alpha/beta hydrolase produces the protein MKRMIKSRIDTIEIQSRTLGKTMVVTIYMPTNFCEGLPVLYFMHGRSGDESIIHALYIQTVADRMIADGRMKPMLIVCPRMEDALGLGAFEDYFFNEVMPIVEKQYKTSVRCIGGVSAGGFIALNYAFRHPYLFERVGGHMPAIEDVLDDDDLHYFGTSEQWKANNPLFLVQKCTLPSTMEIYLDAGSEDEGGFYRGCAQLAERLAVRGVLVQNHLNEGHHTIDYIKAHLEEYLMFYAK, from the coding sequence ATGAAGAGGATGATTAAATCAAGAATTGATACAATAGAAATACAAAGCCGAACTTTAGGTAAGACTATGGTTGTTACGATTTATATGCCAACCAATTTTTGCGAGGGATTACCTGTTCTCTATTTTATGCACGGGCGTAGTGGCGACGAGTCTATTATTCATGCTTTGTATATACAAACCGTTGCAGACAGAATGATTGCAGATGGCAGGATGAAACCAATGCTAATTGTCTGCCCAAGGATGGAAGATGCGCTAGGATTAGGTGCTTTCGAAGATTATTTCTTTAACGAGGTGATGCCAATTGTAGAGAAACAATACAAAACGAGTGTACGTTGCATTGGAGGGGTTTCGGCTGGAGGCTTCATTGCCTTGAACTACGCTTTCCGCCATCCTTATTTATTTGAGCGAGTAGGCGGTCACATGCCTGCCATCGAAGACGTATTGGATGATGACGACCTGCATTATTTCGGAACCAGTGAGCAATGGAAAGCAAATAATCCGCTTTTTCTGGTTCAGAAGTGTACTTTGCCTTCAACTATGGAGATTTATCTTGACGCAGGAAGTGAGGACGAAGGTGGATTTTATCGAGGATGTGCGCAACTGGCAGAAAGATTGGCAGTCCGTGGCGTTCTGGTTCAGAATCATTTAAACGAAGGACATCATACCATTGATTATATCAAAGCTCATTTGGAGGAATATCTTATGTTTTATGCAAAATAA
- a CDS encoding GNAT family N-acetyltransferase, translated as MMKDSISKANMDDLQEILNLQYLAYQSEAALFGNKDIPPLKQTLDEVIEEYHKGIILKMVDTDNLIIGSIRAWEMKETVFVGKLMVHPDYRHRGYGTKLLSEIEKYCPQKRYELFTSTRSIDNIRLYQKMGYQEFDRRRVDDQLEFVYMEKIV; from the coding sequence ATGATGAAAGACAGTATCAGTAAGGCCAACATGGACGATTTGCAGGAGATTCTCAATCTGCAATACCTTGCTTATCAGAGTGAGGCTGCCTTATTTGGCAACAAAGATATACCACCCTTAAAGCAAACACTAGATGAGGTGATTGAGGAATACCACAAAGGTATTATCCTGAAGATGGTGGATACAGATAATCTCATTATAGGTTCTATTCGTGCATGGGAGATGAAAGAAACCGTCTTTGTAGGAAAACTGATGGTTCATCCCGATTACAGACATCGTGGCTATGGCACGAAACTTCTGAGTGAGATAGAGAAGTATTGCCCTCAAAAGAGATATGAGCTGTTTACGAGCACCCGTAGCATTGACAACATCCGACTGTATCAGAAGATGGGCTATCAAGAGTTTGACCGTAGGCGCGTTGATGATCAATTAGAATTTGTATATATGGAGAAAATTGTATGA
- a CDS encoding GNAT family N-acetyltransferase: MQDFMTPPKHVNCRAKKSSLDMTLRPFLSDDAATILSWCKDKHAFRLWSADRYKDFPAKPEEMMAQYNGDNIYPLTAVVGDTIIGHILLRRPSEDKSIIRFGFVIVDNTKRGYGYGKQLLRQAIEYAREKLGAKQITLGVFCENISAVECYKSVGFRIKGDGSYLIDGDKWKEFEMEL; this comes from the coding sequence ATGCAAGATTTCATGACACCCCCGAAGCACGTAAACTGTCGTGCCAAAAAATCATCATTAGATATGACTCTTCGACCATTTCTGTCTGATGATGCAGCAACAATTCTGAGTTGGTGTAAGGATAAGCATGCCTTCCGACTTTGGAGTGCCGACAGGTATAAGGATTTTCCTGCCAAGCCTGAGGAGATGATGGCGCAATACAATGGCGACAACATATATCCACTGACGGCAGTAGTGGGTGATACGATTATCGGCCATATTCTGTTACGACGTCCTTCTGAGGATAAAAGCATCATCCGTTTCGGCTTTGTGATTGTAGATAATACGAAGCGAGGCTATGGATATGGTAAGCAGTTGTTACGACAGGCTATCGAATATGCAAGGGAGAAACTCGGCGCTAAGCAGATTACGCTCGGTGTGTTTTGCGAGAATATTTCTGCCGTAGAATGCTACAAATCGGTAGGCTTCCGCATCAAAGGCGACGGTTCCTATTTGATCGACGGTGATAAATGGAAAGAATTTGAAATGGAATTATAA
- a CDS encoding DUF418 domain-containing protein: MYQSRHLANTRIDVADALRGIAVAGIILYHSVEHFNIFTQEPITHTLATDQMVADVLAWLLSGKMYGIFAMLFGLSFFIMNDNQQQKGNNFSGRFAWRMCLLFLFGIVNVAFYDGDILMLYACYGLLLIPISYLPSKWVWCIIALLAIQPVELFCLLTGTTIDHSTLWEVYSKINSAHEHGTFWENTLTNLRYGFEVNFRFNIFSGRLTQLLCLFILGMQLGRQRMFYNEGRNLQIWHQLLWRSALVVVVLSIVDFSEIASWLNPIYNLMILMMIVSAIVSAWYASEGVRKVLHHLCIFGRMSLTNYLLQSIIGCAIFCGYGLACYRHLGVTYAVMVGCGMVVCQYLFARYWFSNHPRGPLEGLWRKLTWMRL, from the coding sequence ATGTATCAATCTCGTCATCTGGCAAACACTCGAATCGATGTGGCTGATGCTCTGAGAGGCATCGCTGTAGCCGGCATTATCCTGTATCACTCGGTGGAACACTTTAATATCTTTACGCAGGAGCCGATAACCCATACGCTAGCGACTGACCAGATGGTGGCCGATGTACTGGCTTGGCTGCTGTCTGGCAAGATGTACGGTATCTTCGCCATGCTCTTCGGCTTGAGTTTCTTCATCATGAACGATAATCAGCAGCAGAAAGGCAATAATTTCTCTGGGCGCTTTGCTTGGCGCATGTGCCTGTTGTTCCTCTTCGGCATAGTCAATGTGGCTTTCTACGATGGCGACATCCTGATGCTTTATGCCTGTTATGGTCTGCTGCTCATCCCAATCAGTTATCTGCCGTCGAAGTGGGTGTGGTGTATAATTGCCTTATTAGCCATCCAGCCTGTAGAACTATTCTGCCTGCTGACTGGCACCACCATCGACCACAGCACCTTGTGGGAAGTGTACAGCAAGATCAACAGTGCCCATGAGCATGGTACATTCTGGGAGAATACCCTTACCAACCTGCGATATGGATTTGAGGTGAATTTCCGCTTCAATATCTTCAGCGGGCGACTGACCCAGCTGCTGTGCCTGTTTATTTTAGGTATGCAGTTGGGCCGCCAGCGTATGTTTTATAACGAAGGGCGTAATTTGCAGATATGGCATCAACTGTTATGGCGATCGGCGTTGGTGGTAGTTGTGCTGAGTATTGTGGATTTTAGCGAGATAGCCTCGTGGCTTAACCCGATCTACAATCTGATGATATTGATGATGATTGTGTCGGCCATCGTTTCGGCATGGTATGCTTCTGAGGGCGTGCGCAAGGTGTTGCATCATTTGTGTATTTTCGGACGTATGAGTCTTACCAACTATCTGCTCCAGTCCATCATCGGCTGTGCTATCTTCTGCGGCTATGGCCTGGCTTGCTATCGCCATTTAGGTGTTACCTATGCTGTGATGGTTGGATGTGGCATGGTTGTTTGTCAGTATCTCTTTGCCAGATATTGGTTCTCCAATCATCCTCGCGGTCCGTTAGAGGGGCTTTGGAGAAAACTGACATGGATGAGGTTGTGA
- a CDS encoding LytR/AlgR family response regulator transcription factor codes for MKQGRKETITTRIISTTFTVVALAVFKPFWMSDWQWQGYAHLIVLGVIGFLICMMTDIILKYVVKMPRSFKKGAEYIIRRNLRFQLINTPLVALSICLYRHFVLNEHDAGNQLSVVNFLETLAIIAFCSFAIGLYWRFKYRSKYLAIELEDTRLLNEELKKMQEPEQSLPNEAEHSVENSQPQELTLTGTTNESVTLQISDLLYIEAVGNYVRVSHLRNNQVHTDMLRATMKLMEETLESYPMIVRCHRAFMVNLGQVEQIISHSGTTQLLIKHCHESLPVSRSNMAQVRAAIQIAQPL; via the coding sequence ATGAAACAAGGACGCAAAGAAACGATAACAACGAGAATTATCAGCACTACGTTTACAGTAGTGGCACTGGCAGTGTTCAAGCCTTTCTGGATGTCGGATTGGCAATGGCAGGGATATGCACATCTGATAGTGTTGGGAGTGATTGGCTTCCTCATCTGCATGATGACGGACATCATCCTGAAATATGTTGTCAAGATGCCGAGGTCATTCAAGAAAGGCGCTGAATACATCATCCGCCGCAACCTCAGATTTCAACTTATCAATACACCGCTCGTGGCATTGAGCATCTGCCTCTATCGCCATTTCGTGCTGAACGAACATGATGCAGGCAACCAGCTTTCAGTTGTCAATTTCCTTGAAACCCTTGCCATCATTGCCTTCTGCTCGTTCGCCATCGGACTCTATTGGCGCTTCAAATACCGTAGCAAATATTTAGCGATAGAACTGGAAGATACGCGACTGCTGAACGAGGAATTGAAGAAGATGCAGGAGCCCGAACAATCATTGCCGAACGAAGCAGAACACTCCGTTGAGAATTCTCAACCGCAAGAGCTCACACTCACTGGTACCACTAACGAATCGGTGACGTTACAGATTTCCGATCTATTATATATAGAGGCTGTGGGCAATTACGTCAGGGTCAGTCATCTGCGCAACAATCAGGTACATACCGACATGCTTCGCGCCACGATGAAACTCATGGAGGAAACGCTTGAGTCCTATCCAATGATAGTCCGTTGCCACCGCGCTTTCATGGTCAACCTAGGTCAGGTAGAGCAGATTATCTCACATTCTGGCACTACCCAGCTGCTCATCAAGCATTGTCACGAATCACTCCCCGTTTCGCGCAGCAATATGGCACAAGTTAGAGCTGCGATACAGATAGCCCAGCCTCTCTAA
- a CDS encoding TonB-dependent receptor domain-containing protein yields the protein MKQISLKMVALIAAMMMCLSAEAMTEDVGGRVIDAHGEPLPFVSVALLTADSTYIQGATSDVDGFFQIKVSEVCCILRFSYIGYRTKYVDVKGMEIGTIQMEEDQAMLSEIVVKGQMPKTKLTGNSMITTIQGTVLGKSGTAQEMLAKVPGMTLKGEDLEVLGKGTPIFYINGRKMQDKDELKRLRSEEIQSVEVITNPGAQYDATISAVVRIKTVRREGAGLGFDLMAANNQNLTFGFSDPSSTLNLRYRHNNLDLFGMVNYWKWDSPNDLRITQSTFLKTDEGIRNILQDSYIRNDWQGQGLNYNFGFNLQINDKHSLGARVERHNQFKTHNDMWVNTENNLTGHDLSHQDDHTHYPYNWQSNAYYNGLVGKLNIDLNVDFATAKETTDNQIDVYLPEAQTMQQNSHTWSRLWAAKLVLSYPVWKGQLQAGTEMSFVKRQSSSAITNYPLPSTDTDVKENNVAAFVAYNANLDKFGTVSAGLRYEHVGFDYMDNLDANNNMTRYQDEFFPNITWAKQFGAIQTSLSYTMKTVRPNYSALSDHIYYLNSFTLQQGDSKLKNATMQEVSINARWKWINLFAAYERRDNTITQVPMAYNNEGIMLLKQANLPDPVRNLAIFLSANPTWGVYSPSWTIGGQKFWNTMTFDDPRSDTGKTDVTFTKPIFFFDLNNTFRFKYSWQLEANTNIQTKGDVLNFRMLSPSYNVCFVVQKCWLKNDALCLRASISDVFQRSVQDVAQDCGFFYGVQKTRSRSHRLDISIRYTFNAQKSKYKGTGAGKAEQQRMSNSN from the coding sequence ATGAAACAGATTAGTTTGAAAATGGTAGCTTTGATAGCTGCAATGATGATGTGTTTATCAGCCGAGGCTATGACCGAGGATGTAGGCGGACGAGTAATTGACGCGCATGGTGAACCTTTGCCATTTGTGAGTGTGGCACTGCTTACAGCCGACTCTACTTATATACAAGGTGCAACGAGCGATGTGGATGGTTTCTTCCAGATTAAAGTCTCTGAGGTCTGTTGCATTCTACGATTCTCGTATATCGGATATCGTACCAAGTATGTTGACGTAAAGGGAATGGAAATCGGTACCATCCAGATGGAGGAAGATCAGGCGATGCTCAGTGAGATAGTGGTGAAGGGCCAAATGCCTAAAACCAAACTGACAGGCAACTCGATGATAACCACCATTCAGGGTACTGTCTTGGGCAAGTCGGGTACTGCTCAGGAAATGCTGGCCAAGGTACCAGGTATGACGCTGAAAGGTGAAGACTTGGAGGTGCTGGGAAAGGGTACACCTATCTTTTATATTAATGGAAGAAAGATGCAGGATAAGGATGAACTGAAACGACTGCGTTCAGAAGAGATACAGAGCGTAGAGGTGATTACTAATCCTGGTGCGCAGTACGATGCCACCATTTCGGCTGTAGTACGTATCAAGACTGTTCGCCGGGAGGGAGCTGGTTTGGGTTTCGACCTGATGGCTGCCAACAACCAGAACCTGACGTTCGGCTTCAGCGATCCCAGTAGCACGCTAAACCTGCGTTATCGTCACAACAATCTGGACCTGTTTGGTATGGTTAACTATTGGAAATGGGATAGTCCTAACGATCTGCGTATTACGCAATCTACCTTCCTTAAGACTGATGAAGGCATTAGGAATATTCTTCAAGATAGCTACATTCGCAATGACTGGCAGGGGCAGGGCTTGAATTATAATTTCGGATTCAACTTGCAGATTAACGACAAGCACTCGCTGGGTGCCAGAGTGGAACGTCACAACCAGTTTAAAACGCATAATGATATGTGGGTGAATACAGAGAACAATCTTACTGGCCACGACCTCTCGCATCAGGATGATCATACCCATTATCCATATAACTGGCAGAGCAATGCCTATTATAACGGTCTGGTGGGCAAACTGAACATCGACTTGAATGTAGATTTTGCAACAGCTAAGGAAACTACCGACAACCAGATAGATGTGTATTTGCCTGAAGCCCAAACCATGCAGCAGAACTCGCATACATGGTCACGCCTCTGGGCTGCTAAACTGGTGTTGAGCTATCCTGTGTGGAAAGGACAGTTGCAGGCGGGAACGGAGATGAGTTTCGTGAAGCGACAGAGCAGTTCGGCTATCACAAATTACCCTCTCCCTTCTACTGATACGGATGTAAAAGAAAACAATGTGGCTGCTTTTGTGGCTTACAATGCCAACCTGGATAAATTTGGTACCGTAAGCGCCGGACTGCGTTATGAGCATGTGGGTTTTGACTATATGGACAATCTGGATGCCAATAATAATATGACACGCTATCAGGATGAGTTCTTCCCCAATATCACCTGGGCAAAGCAGTTTGGTGCTATCCAGACTTCGCTGAGCTATACTATGAAAACCGTTCGCCCGAACTATAGTGCACTGAGCGACCATATTTATTATCTGAATTCGTTTACCCTGCAACAGGGCGACTCGAAACTGAAGAATGCTACGATGCAGGAGGTGAGCATCAATGCCAGATGGAAGTGGATCAACCTGTTTGCTGCCTACGAGCGTCGCGACAACACCATCACTCAGGTACCAATGGCTTATAACAACGAAGGTATCATGCTACTGAAGCAGGCCAATCTGCCTGACCCCGTTCGCAATTTGGCCATCTTCCTGTCGGCCAATCCCACATGGGGCGTATATAGCCCAAGCTGGACTATCGGCGGGCAGAAGTTCTGGAACACGATGACGTTCGACGATCCTCGTAGTGATACAGGTAAGACGGATGTGACCTTCACTAAGCCTATCTTCTTCTTCGATCTGAATAACACTTTCCGCTTCAAGTATAGTTGGCAGTTGGAGGCCAATACCAACATCCAGACCAAAGGTGACGTGCTGAACTTCCGTATGCTCTCACCCTCGTATAATGTTTGTTTTGTGGTACAGAAGTGCTGGCTGAAAAACGATGCTTTGTGCTTGCGTGCCAGCATCAGCGATGTGTTCCAACGTAGCGTACAGGATGTAGCACAGGACTGTGGTTTCTTCTACGGTGTGCAGAAAACACGAAGCCGTAGCCATCGTCTTGACATCTCTATCCGTTACACTTTCAATGCCCAGAAGAGTAAGTATAAGGGAACTGGCGCAGGTAAAGCCGAGCAGCAGCGCATGAGCAACAGCAACTGA